One genomic window of Hydrogenispora ethanolica includes the following:
- a CDS encoding DUF72 domain-containing protein, translating into MADIYIGISGFSYSEWRGIFYPPGLPDAEMLPYYAARFPTVELNNTAYRLPAVTTLQRWAAAVGPEFRFGVKARRTLTVAEEPDPALLRLFLSRIVELGAKLGPVLFQFPPARGAAEVDRLVAALAAATDFSQSLLNHCFVEMRNPALLQPGFFDFLAGQGLGICLNDQFLRPGDWPEPSGGAAYLRLRSAPYSAAQLEPILAKLEGWRSRGWDCYVYCRHERSAPALAELLQRLVAAQKTSKIY; encoded by the coding sequence ATGGCGGACATTTATATCGGGATCTCAGGCTTCTCATATTCGGAATGGCGCGGGATCTTTTATCCGCCCGGCCTCCCCGATGCGGAAATGCTGCCGTACTATGCGGCGCGCTTTCCCACCGTGGAACTGAATAACACCGCCTACCGGCTGCCCGCCGTGACCACCCTGCAGCGTTGGGCGGCGGCGGTCGGGCCGGAGTTCCGCTTCGGCGTCAAGGCGCGCCGCACCCTCACCGTCGCCGAGGAGCCGGACCCGGCTCTGCTGCGGTTGTTTCTGTCCCGCATCGTGGAGCTCGGCGCCAAGCTGGGTCCGGTGCTTTTCCAGTTCCCGCCGGCCCGTGGCGCGGCGGAAGTCGACCGGCTGGTCGCGGCCCTGGCCGCCGCGACCGACTTTAGCCAAAGCTTACTTAACCATTGCTTTGTGGAGATGCGCAACCCGGCGCTTCTCCAGCCGGGATTCTTTGACTTTCTGGCCGGCCAGGGCCTGGGAATATGTTTAAACGATCAATTTCTCCGGCCCGGCGACTGGCCGGAACCGAGCGGCGGCGCGGCTTATTTGCGCCTGCGGTCCGCCCCGTACAGCGCGGCGCAACTGGAACCGATCCTGGCCAAGCTGGAAGGATGGCGCAGCCGGGGGTGGGACTGCTATGTCTATTGCCGGCACGAGCGCTCCGCCCCGGCGCTGGCGGAGTTGCTGCAAAGGCTGGTAGCGGCCCAAAAAACTTCCAAAATTTATTAA
- a CDS encoding 2-oxoacid:acceptor oxidoreductase subunit alpha, protein MSQTNQATPSRTGVTVVIAGEAGQGIQTVEYLLAKILKSEGYHIFASKEYMSRIRGGANSTAIRVSSARVAAYAAGIDLLVALDREAPAHLADRLSPATIIVGDAAGLGLDRPVLDIPFAAIAAAAGNKLFANSVASGAVAGLFQVDFAGVERAIAAYFRGKPQAMVDQNIAAARTGYEAGRELAAAGRAGLTPPDKDAAVAGDPIINGSEALALGAVAGGCNFIASYPMSPGTGVLIYLSQFAADFGIVAEQAEDEIAAINMGLGAWYAGARAMVSTSGGGFALMTEAVSLAGMIESPMVIHIAGRPGPATGLPTRTEQGDLELALYAGHGEFPRLILAPRSIDAAFYRTAEAFQLADRFQVPVFILTDQFLVDSFLNLPELDPAGLENEPRIVATPADYRRYELTPDGLSPRGIPGHGAGLVGVDSDEHDEAGHITEDLELRVRMVDKRLRKLELLRTDLVPPLFHGPADYRTLVVGWGSTYPAIREALAGLDRPDVAQLHLEQVYPLPPSAVAYLQKAERIILVENNATGQFGKLLRQETGRAASDRILKYNGMPFAVEELAERFAALLTADTAAEGSAV, encoded by the coding sequence GTGAGCCAGACGAATCAAGCCACACCAAGCCGGACTGGGGTGACGGTGGTCATCGCCGGCGAGGCCGGCCAAGGGATCCAGACCGTCGAATACCTGCTGGCCAAGATCTTAAAGTCCGAAGGCTACCACATCTTTGCCTCCAAGGAGTATATGTCCAGAATCCGGGGCGGCGCCAATTCCACCGCCATCCGGGTCAGCTCCGCACGGGTGGCCGCCTATGCCGCGGGAATCGACCTGCTGGTGGCGCTGGACCGGGAGGCCCCGGCCCATCTCGCCGACCGGCTGAGCCCCGCCACCATCATCGTCGGCGACGCCGCCGGGCTCGGCCTGGACCGGCCGGTGCTCGACATTCCGTTCGCCGCGATCGCCGCGGCCGCCGGCAACAAGCTCTTCGCCAACAGCGTGGCCAGCGGCGCGGTTGCCGGCCTTTTTCAAGTGGATTTCGCCGGCGTCGAACGGGCCATCGCCGCCTACTTCCGCGGCAAGCCCCAGGCCATGGTGGACCAGAATATCGCGGCCGCCCGCACCGGCTACGAGGCCGGCCGAGAGCTGGCCGCCGCGGGGCGGGCCGGCCTGACGCCGCCGGATAAGGACGCGGCCGTTGCCGGGGACCCGATCATCAACGGCAGCGAGGCGCTGGCCCTGGGGGCCGTCGCCGGCGGCTGCAACTTTATCGCTTCCTATCCGATGTCCCCGGGCACCGGGGTGCTGATCTACCTCTCCCAATTCGCGGCCGACTTCGGCATCGTCGCCGAGCAGGCCGAGGATGAGATCGCCGCCATCAACATGGGGCTGGGCGCCTGGTACGCCGGGGCCCGGGCCATGGTCTCCACCTCCGGCGGCGGCTTCGCCCTGATGACCGAGGCAGTCAGCCTGGCCGGGATGATCGAGTCGCCGATGGTGATCCACATCGCGGGCCGGCCCGGACCGGCCACCGGACTGCCGACCCGCACCGAGCAGGGCGATCTGGAGCTGGCCCTCTACGCCGGGCACGGCGAATTCCCCCGGCTCATCCTGGCGCCGCGCTCCATCGACGCCGCCTTCTACCGGACCGCCGAGGCCTTCCAACTGGCCGACAGGTTTCAGGTGCCGGTGTTCATTCTGACCGATCAATTCCTGGTGGATTCCTTCCTGAATCTGCCGGAGCTCGATCCCGCCGGGCTGGAGAACGAGCCCCGGATCGTCGCCACCCCGGCCGATTACCGCCGTTATGAGCTGACGCCGGACGGTCTCTCGCCGCGCGGCATTCCCGGCCACGGCGCGGGCCTGGTCGGCGTGGACAGCGACGAGCACGACGAGGCCGGGCATATCACCGAGGACCTGGAGCTCCGGGTGCGGATGGTCGACAAGCGCCTCCGCAAGCTGGAGCTGCTCCGGACCGACCTGGTTCCGCCGCTCTTCCACGGGCCGGCCGACTACCGGACGCTGGTGGTCGGCTGGGGCTCGACCTACCCGGCGATCCGCGAGGCCCTGGCCGGCCTGGACCGGCCGGATGTGGCCCAGCTCCATCTGGAGCAGGTCTATCCGCTGCCGCCGTCCGCCGTAGCCTATCTGCAAAAGGCCGAACGGATCATTCTGGTCGAGAACAACGCCACCGGCCAGTTCGGCAAGCTGCTGCGGCAGGAGACCGGGAGGGCCGCGAGCGACCGGATCTTGAAGTACAACGGCATGCCCTTCGCAGTGGAAGAACTGGCGGAGCGGTTCGCCGCATTGCTAACGGCCGATACGGCCGCCGAAGGGAGTGCTGTCTGA
- a CDS encoding RQC-minor-1 family DNA-binding protein, with protein sequence MGKRVNRVHYTLDPKNITDLPFEEIRTILRGADGMILRAGRTMLAKVLKGSREKKLLELGLDQNPAYGFYRHCSIEAITAKIDWAILNGFLDLEYDHRLPLLVYTERGWAIEKDTYSDELLERLRQEALSGSFELVTTLKDRDRGLILLLLAKIEATGDRRFIPALEAWCKADYKKVQRAIRHVISTLQQAGDLPLPEEAPESQTRGNVIDLAAYRARKEARSATS encoded by the coding sequence ATGGGTAAACGAGTCAATCGGGTCCATTATACCCTTGATCCCAAGAATATCACGGATTTGCCGTTCGAAGAGATCCGGACGATCCTGCGGGGCGCCGACGGTATGATTCTGCGCGCCGGCCGGACGATGCTCGCCAAGGTGCTCAAAGGATCCCGCGAGAAAAAACTGCTTGAGCTCGGGCTGGATCAGAATCCGGCCTACGGGTTCTACCGGCATTGTTCCATCGAAGCGATCACCGCCAAGATCGATTGGGCCATCCTCAATGGCTTTCTGGATCTGGAATACGACCACCGTCTGCCGCTGCTGGTCTATACCGAACGCGGCTGGGCCATTGAGAAGGATACCTATAGCGACGAGCTGCTGGAAAGGCTGCGCCAGGAAGCGCTGAGCGGCAGCTTTGAATTGGTGACCACCCTGAAGGACCGCGACCGGGGGCTGATCCTGCTGTTGTTGGCCAAGATCGAGGCCACCGGGGACCGTCGCTTCATTCCGGCCCTGGAGGCCTGGTGCAAGGCGGACTACAAGAAGGTGCAACGGGCGATCCGCCACGTCATCAGCACCCTGCAGCAGGCCGGCGATCTGCCCCTGCCCGAGGAAGCCCCCGAATCGCAAACGCGCGGCAATGTCATCGACCTGGCCGCCTACCGCGCCCGCAAAGAGGCCCGGAGCGCCACCTCGTAG
- a CDS encoding xylulokinase has protein sequence MAYLLGYDIGSSSIKATLLDAATGAVVASATSPQNTELAIAAPQPGWAEQDPATWWEHVKLATAAIKAKSGVDLLEVAAIGLSYQMHGLVVVDRQQRVLRPAIIWCDSRAVGIGDKAFAAIGPETCLQHLLNSPGNFTASKLRWIRENEPEIFSRVDKAMLPGEYVAMRMTGLIRTTPSGLSEGIWWDFLEQAPARLVLDHYRLDPELLPEVVPLFSNQGELTAAAAAELGLKPGAVVAYRAGDQPNNAFSLNVLNPGEVAATAGTSGVVYGVGDQPNYDPQSRVNTFVHVNHSAAAARYGILLCLNGTAILNRWLRDLLDPAAISYKQMDQLAAGAPVGSAGMSILPYGNGAERTLQNREIGAAIHGLNFNIHDRRHVLRAAQEGIVFALNYGLEIMGRMGVGVKAVKAGHANMFLSPLFGEAFASVTGAQVKLYNTDGSQGAARGAGVGAGLYRNFDEAFAGLQSIKVIEPDPALQPAYQEAYQRWRAILDQQLHKNQ, from the coding sequence ATGGCTTATTTACTCGGTTATGACATCGGCAGTTCCTCGATCAAGGCCACGCTGCTCGATGCGGCCACCGGAGCGGTGGTCGCCTCGGCTACCTCGCCCCAAAACACCGAACTGGCCATCGCCGCGCCCCAACCGGGCTGGGCCGAACAAGATCCGGCCACCTGGTGGGAGCATGTCAAGCTGGCGACCGCGGCCATCAAGGCGAAAAGCGGCGTCGACCTGCTGGAGGTGGCGGCCATCGGCCTCTCTTACCAGATGCACGGGCTGGTGGTCGTCGACCGGCAGCAGCGAGTGCTCCGGCCGGCCATCATCTGGTGTGACAGCCGGGCCGTGGGCATCGGCGACAAAGCCTTCGCCGCGATCGGACCGGAGACCTGTCTCCAGCACCTCTTGAACTCGCCGGGGAACTTCACAGCCTCCAAGCTGCGCTGGATCCGCGAGAACGAGCCGGAGATTTTCAGCCGGGTCGACAAGGCGATGCTGCCCGGCGAGTATGTCGCCATGCGCATGACCGGCCTGATCCGGACCACCCCCTCCGGCCTCTCCGAAGGCATCTGGTGGGACTTCCTGGAGCAAGCCCCGGCCCGGCTGGTGCTGGACCATTACCGACTGGATCCGGAACTGTTGCCGGAGGTCGTGCCGCTCTTCTCGAACCAGGGCGAGTTGACCGCCGCGGCAGCCGCCGAGCTGGGCCTGAAGCCCGGCGCCGTGGTCGCCTACCGGGCGGGCGATCAGCCGAACAACGCCTTCTCGTTGAATGTCCTGAACCCGGGCGAGGTGGCGGCCACCGCCGGCACCAGCGGCGTGGTCTACGGCGTCGGCGATCAGCCCAACTATGATCCGCAATCGCGGGTGAATACCTTCGTCCACGTCAATCACAGCGCGGCGGCGGCCCGTTACGGCATCCTGCTCTGCCTGAACGGCACCGCCATTCTCAACCGCTGGCTCCGGGATCTGCTCGATCCGGCGGCCATCTCCTACAAGCAAATGGACCAGCTGGCGGCCGGAGCGCCGGTCGGCTCGGCCGGAATGTCGATCCTGCCCTACGGCAACGGCGCCGAACGGACCCTGCAGAACCGGGAGATCGGCGCGGCCATCCACGGCCTGAACTTCAACATCCACGACCGCCGCCATGTCTTGCGCGCCGCCCAGGAAGGGATCGTCTTCGCCCTCAATTACGGCCTGGAGATCATGGGCCGGATGGGCGTCGGGGTCAAGGCGGTCAAGGCCGGCCACGCCAACATGTTCCTCAGTCCGCTCTTCGGCGAGGCTTTCGCGTCGGTCACCGGAGCCCAGGTGAAGCTGTACAACACCGACGGTTCCCAGGGCGCGGCCCGGGGCGCCGGGGTCGGCGCGGGCCTCTACCGCAATTTTGACGAAGCCTTCGCCGGCTTGCAGTCGATCAAGGTCATCGAACCCGATCCGGCGCTGCAACCGGCCTATCAGGAAGCGTACCAACGCTGGCGGGCCATCCTCGACCAGCAGCTCCATAAAAACCAATAA
- a CDS encoding NUDIX domain-containing protein produces MVRLRQMAAAFLANGEDLLLMKRAETRELAPGLWAPVGGHLEPAELNDPAAACLREIWEETGIRPERLADFKLRYIISRLRGAEIRLQYIYFGRTLDRFFHPTGEGELHWIPAAQALSLEMAPTSRLLLEHYRRTGKENGAIYIGTMAAAPDGRHPLVSWAELSDWE; encoded by the coding sequence ATGGTTCGATTGCGCCAGATGGCGGCGGCTTTTTTGGCCAATGGGGAGGACCTGCTGTTGATGAAACGGGCGGAGACCCGGGAGTTGGCGCCGGGGTTGTGGGCGCCGGTCGGCGGCCACTTGGAGCCGGCCGAGCTGAACGATCCGGCTGCGGCCTGCCTGCGCGAGATCTGGGAGGAGACCGGGATCCGCCCGGAGCGGCTGGCCGACTTCAAGCTGCGCTATATTATCTCCCGGCTGCGCGGCGCGGAGATCCGGTTACAGTATATTTATTTTGGGCGGACCCTGGACCGGTTCTTCCACCCGACCGGCGAGGGCGAGCTGCACTGGATCCCCGCCGCTCAGGCGTTGAGCCTGGAGATGGCGCCGACCTCCCGTTTGCTATTGGAACACTACCGGCGGACCGGCAAGGAGAACGGCGCGATTTATATCGGGACCATGGCGGCGGCGCCCGATGGCCGCCACCCCCTGGTCAGCTGGGCGGAACTGAGCGATTGGGAGTGA
- a CDS encoding ROK family transcriptional regulator, giving the protein MRKAINQERMRSINKRQVFSCVKNHGPVSKKEIAELLGTSLTTVSTFINELIEEHKLTPSGTSKSTGGRKSEIFTLNPDALYCLGIDLQVDRLVSVVLNFNGEPVAGDSVPFQAPDEWEVAAAIRATIRDAVAQAGIDPAKLAHIGIGIPGIVDPDSCIVEFAPNLEWRNVNLRQLLALDQPLLIENEANAAALGEKVYGAGRLSANLCFISVGIGIGAGLILNNGLYRGASHHAGEFGHMTLDPDGPACRCGNHGCWEVFASNEAALKQYWHRTGRKLASYDHLLALAAAADPDAGAVLEEIATYLGIGIAGIVNGINPELVVVGGKIATCGEMLRNRLLKEIKERTLERTFRGLTVEFSSLGDRATALGVAEMALDRMV; this is encoded by the coding sequence GTGCGTAAAGCCATCAATCAGGAACGGATGCGTTCCATCAATAAACGGCAGGTCTTCAGCTGCGTCAAAAACCACGGCCCGGTCTCCAAGAAGGAGATCGCCGAACTCCTGGGGACCAGCCTGACGACGGTCTCAACCTTCATCAACGAGTTGATCGAGGAGCACAAGCTAACTCCCTCGGGCACCTCCAAATCGACCGGCGGCCGCAAGTCGGAGATCTTTACCCTCAACCCGGACGCCCTCTATTGTCTGGGGATCGACCTGCAGGTGGACCGGCTGGTCAGCGTGGTCCTGAACTTCAACGGCGAGCCGGTCGCCGGGGACAGCGTCCCCTTCCAGGCGCCCGACGAATGGGAGGTGGCCGCGGCCATCCGCGCCACCATCCGGGACGCCGTCGCCCAGGCGGGGATCGATCCCGCCAAACTGGCCCATATCGGCATCGGGATCCCCGGGATCGTCGACCCCGACTCCTGCATCGTCGAGTTCGCCCCCAACCTGGAGTGGCGCAATGTCAACCTGCGGCAGCTCTTGGCCCTGGACCAGCCGCTGTTGATCGAGAACGAGGCCAACGCCGCCGCGCTCGGCGAGAAGGTCTACGGCGCGGGCCGGCTCTCCGCTAATCTCTGCTTCATCTCGGTGGGGATCGGCATCGGGGCCGGACTGATCCTGAATAACGGGCTCTACCGGGGCGCCAGCCATCATGCGGGCGAATTCGGCCATATGACCCTGGACCCCGACGGGCCGGCCTGCCGCTGCGGCAATCACGGCTGCTGGGAGGTTTTCGCCTCCAACGAGGCCGCCCTGAAGCAGTATTGGCACCGTACCGGCCGCAAGCTCGCCTCTTACGACCATCTGCTGGCCCTGGCCGCAGCGGCCGACCCCGACGCCGGGGCGGTGCTAGAGGAGATCGCCACCTATCTGGGGATCGGCATCGCCGGCATCGTCAACGGCATCAATCCGGAGCTGGTGGTGGTCGGCGGCAAGATCGCCACCTGCGGCGAAATGCTGCGCAACCGGCTATTGAAGGAAATCAAGGAGCGCACCCTGGAACGGACCTTCCGTGGGCTGACGGTGGAGTTTTCGAGCCTGGGCGACCGGGCCACCGCCCTGGGCGTGGCGGAGATGGCGCTGGATCGGATGGTGTAG
- a CDS encoding D-alanyl-D-alanine carboxypeptidase family protein — protein sequence MEFKTGHRFRFLLLGLIGLTVLIAGFANWRAQAAALPQVDAKAAVLLDPATGKVLFAKNPDTAMAPASTTKIMTAILAIERGGLSQTIRVSPNAVGIDGSSMALASGERLRMEDLLYGLMLVSGNDAAVAIADAIAGSEAEFARLMTAKARKIGLTNTNYKNPNGLPALNHYSTARDLAKLTAYAMRNSIFARIVATKVKTIPGSKPGETVTLYNHNKLLWRYPYTTGVKTGYTLTAGGCLVAAAKKDGATLISVVLKSNAIYDDSIKLFDYGFKQKSGSRS from the coding sequence GTGGAATTCAAAACAGGCCATCGCTTTCGCTTTCTCTTGCTTGGGCTCATCGGCCTCACCGTTCTGATCGCGGGTTTCGCCAACTGGCGGGCCCAAGCGGCGGCTCTGCCCCAAGTTGACGCCAAGGCCGCCGTCCTGCTGGATCCGGCCACCGGCAAGGTGCTATTCGCCAAGAATCCCGATACCGCCATGGCCCCGGCCAGCACCACCAAGATCATGACCGCCATCCTCGCCATCGAACGCGGCGGCCTCAGCCAGACCATCCGCGTCAGTCCCAACGCAGTCGGGATCGACGGATCCTCGATGGCCCTGGCAAGCGGCGAACGCCTGCGCATGGAGGACTTGCTTTACGGATTGATGCTGGTTTCGGGGAACGATGCCGCCGTGGCTATCGCCGACGCCATCGCCGGTTCCGAGGCAGAATTCGCCCGGCTAATGACGGCCAAGGCCCGGAAGATCGGCTTGACCAACACTAATTATAAGAACCCTAACGGGCTCCCGGCCCTAAACCATTACAGCACCGCCCGGGATCTGGCCAAACTGACCGCCTACGCTATGCGGAATTCGATCTTCGCCCGCATCGTCGCCACCAAGGTCAAGACGATCCCCGGCTCCAAACCGGGCGAGACGGTGACCCTTTACAACCATAATAAGCTGCTCTGGCGCTACCCCTACACCACCGGGGTCAAGACCGGCTACACCCTGACCGCCGGCGGCTGCCTGGTGGCGGCGGCCAAGAAAGACGGCGCCACCCTGATCTCGGTCGTACTCAAATCCAACGCCATCTACGACGACAGCATCAAGCTTTTCGACTATGGCTTCAAACAAAAATCCGGCTCACGGTCGTAA
- a CDS encoding sugar ABC transporter substrate-binding protein, which produces MRTTLIVALISLIMIAVALTLVTQTVGYFGDEAEALNSQKYQNYRYHFVMIAHVTEESYWRQVLAGSAELCRSQKIALENYGPRFMNPKELERFLEMAVLSSVDGILVAAPNDPTLKSLVEEAMAKDIPVVALSNHLETSGRISFVGTSTYDLGYKTGQALGQAATGPIRAALLVNSNFSENGSRNYLRGFEAAIRNRPELSISLVVNSKGESISAEDQTQSILKNHPEIQAIICSDPNDTLGVAKLVVDLNQVSRITIIGYGLTSEIANYIRRGVIAGVLADDPGALGVQGLSALIRLKEGQSTQEVYNMPLYLINAKNVDSFYRQFNLAESR; this is translated from the coding sequence ATGCGAACCACCCTGATCGTCGCCTTAATCTCCCTGATCATGATTGCCGTCGCGCTCACGCTGGTCACCCAGACCGTGGGCTACTTCGGCGACGAGGCGGAGGCCCTGAATTCGCAGAAATATCAGAATTACCGCTACCATTTCGTGATGATCGCCCACGTTACCGAGGAAAGCTACTGGCGGCAGGTGCTGGCCGGTTCGGCCGAACTCTGCCGCAGCCAGAAGATTGCCCTGGAAAACTACGGGCCGCGGTTTATGAACCCCAAGGAATTGGAGAGGTTCCTGGAGATGGCGGTCCTCTCCAGCGTTGACGGGATCCTCGTCGCCGCGCCCAACGATCCGACCCTAAAATCCCTGGTCGAAGAGGCCATGGCCAAAGACATCCCGGTGGTGGCCCTCTCCAACCATTTGGAGACGTCCGGGCGCATCTCGTTTGTCGGCACCTCCACCTATGATCTGGGTTACAAAACCGGCCAGGCGCTCGGCCAGGCGGCGACGGGCCCAATCCGGGCGGCGTTATTGGTCAACTCCAACTTCTCGGAGAACGGCTCCCGGAACTACCTGCGGGGTTTTGAAGCGGCCATCCGCAACCGGCCCGAGCTCTCCATCAGCCTGGTGGTCAACTCCAAAGGCGAAAGCATCAGCGCCGAGGATCAAACCCAATCGATTCTGAAGAACCACCCCGAGATTCAGGCGATCATCTGTTCCGACCCCAATGACACCCTGGGCGTGGCCAAACTGGTGGTCGACCTGAACCAGGTCTCACGCATCACCATCATCGGTTATGGCCTGACCTCCGAGATCGCCAACTACATCCGGCGCGGCGTCATCGCCGGAGTCCTGGCCGACGATCCGGGCGCCCTGGGGGTTCAGGGACTGTCGGCTCTGATCCGTTTGAAAGAGGGCCAGTCGACCCAGGAGGTTTACAACATGCCCTTATATCTCATCAACGCCAAAAATGTCGACTCATTCTACCGCCAGTTCAATCTGGCCGAGTCCAGGTGA
- a CDS encoding thiamine pyrophosphate-dependent enzyme produces the protein MEAKDFNLEHAAIAWCPGCGNFGILNALKGALAELDIAPEGLVMVSGIGQAAKTPHYLKCNFFNGLHGRALPAATAIKAANPGLTVIAESGDGDMYGEGGNHWLHTIRRNPNLTNLVHDNMVYGLTKGQASPTSPQGMITPVQVRGVVNEPFNPLAAAIALDASFVARAFSGDLQQTKEILKQAIRHPGYALVDILHPCVSFNKLNTFQWFKEHTEYLDAGHDPSDREAAFAQALRTDRLPLGVFYLNRERRPFEETLPAYADRSEPLYRRRPDLAKLAAVIATRRD, from the coding sequence ATGGAAGCCAAGGATTTCAACCTGGAACACGCCGCGATCGCCTGGTGTCCGGGGTGCGGCAACTTCGGCATCCTGAACGCCCTAAAAGGGGCCCTGGCGGAGCTGGACATCGCTCCGGAGGGGCTGGTGATGGTCTCGGGGATCGGCCAGGCGGCCAAGACCCCCCACTACCTGAAGTGCAACTTCTTCAACGGCCTGCACGGCCGGGCGCTGCCGGCGGCCACCGCCATCAAGGCCGCCAATCCCGGGCTGACGGTGATCGCCGAGAGCGGCGACGGCGACATGTACGGCGAGGGCGGCAACCATTGGCTGCATACCATCCGCCGCAACCCGAACCTGACCAATCTGGTCCACGACAACATGGTCTACGGTCTGACCAAGGGGCAGGCCTCGCCCACCAGCCCGCAGGGGATGATCACCCCGGTCCAGGTGCGCGGCGTGGTCAACGAGCCTTTCAACCCGCTGGCCGCGGCCATCGCGCTCGACGCCTCCTTCGTGGCCCGGGCCTTCAGCGGCGATCTGCAGCAGACCAAGGAAATCCTGAAGCAGGCGATCCGCCATCCCGGTTACGCGCTGGTCGATATCCTCCATCCCTGTGTCTCCTTTAATAAGCTCAATACCTTCCAGTGGTTCAAGGAGCACACCGAATACCTGGACGCCGGGCATGATCCCTCCGACCGCGAGGCCGCCTTCGCCCAGGCGCTCCGGACCGACCGCCTGCCCCTGGGCGTCTTCTACCTGAACCGGGAGCGCCGGCCCTTCGAGGAAACGCTGCCGGCCTATGCCGACCGGAGCGAACCGCTCTACCGGCGCCGCCCCGACCTCGCCAAGCTGGCGGCGGTCATCGCCACCCGGCGGGATTGA
- a CDS encoding xylose isomerase: MPEHIELGYEVHYDTEINDQNAAAMADALLDAGMHLAMITPGGHSHFAYGGIASLDPNERKAAEDLGTRTVELAYGTMKKAWHPDPALAPSLILWNGSYGYDLASVGIRRMYQNLKESVAGLCRREAELGGKLHIGFEPKPNEGHPAMLIPTVASALLFWRKLEEEFGVSRKQKGVNKEFGHSEMIGLDHVYDSVEELDNNAMVHMHLNSQGYNDGIILGGPGKYDIDHGTRINGMNIAIAGLIQEAGFNRWKGHDMQVRAYDDEEQGIDRVVRSILYWDACEQAARRLDTPQLLKHLEQRETAKAEDMMRAALVDACGIFEELYKG; encoded by the coding sequence ATGCCTGAGCACATCGAGCTCGGTTATGAAGTCCACTACGACACCGAGATCAACGACCAAAACGCCGCGGCCATGGCCGACGCCCTGCTCGACGCGGGCATGCACCTGGCGATGATCACCCCCGGCGGCCATTCCCATTTCGCCTACGGCGGGATCGCCTCGCTCGATCCCAACGAACGCAAAGCGGCCGAGGATCTGGGCACCCGAACCGTCGAACTGGCCTACGGCACCATGAAGAAAGCCTGGCATCCCGATCCGGCGCTGGCGCCGTCCCTGATCCTCTGGAACGGCTCCTACGGTTATGACCTGGCCTCGGTGGGCATCCGCCGCATGTACCAGAACCTCAAGGAGAGCGTGGCCGGTCTCTGCCGCCGCGAGGCCGAGCTGGGCGGGAAACTGCACATCGGCTTCGAGCCCAAACCGAACGAAGGCCATCCGGCGATGCTGATCCCCACCGTCGCCTCGGCGCTGCTCTTCTGGCGGAAGCTGGAGGAGGAATTCGGCGTCTCCCGCAAGCAGAAAGGCGTCAACAAAGAGTTCGGCCACTCCGAGATGATCGGCCTCGACCACGTCTATGACTCCGTCGAGGAGCTGGACAACAACGCCATGGTCCACATGCACCTCAACAGCCAGGGCTATAACGACGGAATCATCCTCGGCGGCCCCGGCAAATACGATATCGACCACGGCACCCGGATCAACGGCATGAACATCGCCATCGCCGGCCTGATCCAGGAGGCGGGCTTCAACCGTTGGAAAGGCCATGACATGCAGGTCCGGGCCTACGACGACGAAGAACAGGGCATCGACCGGGTGGTCCGCTCCATCCTCTACTGGGACGCCTGCGAACAAGCCGCCCGCCGGCTCGACACCCCGCAGCTCCTGAAGCATCTGGAGCAACGCGAGACCGCCAAGGCCGAAGACATGATGCGCGCCGCCCTGGTGGACGCCTGCGGAATCTTCGAGGAGCTTTACAAAGGTTAA